The sequence below is a genomic window from Fundidesulfovibrio magnetotacticus.
AGCTTGAGGCCGTGCTGGAGGCCCGGCCTCCCTTCGTGGCCCAGGCCGTGGAGTTTCCGCTGGACCTGGAGGCGGAACGCGCACTTTGTCTGGCCGGGATCGTGAGCTTCGAGAACCTGGACCGCACGGCCCTCCTACCGCGCGGCGTGCGTTTCTGGTTCATGGGGCTGGCCTCGGCCCTGGCCCCGGACGGCTTCCCGGTGCGCGCGGCGGCCGTGCTGGAGCCGTGGGACCACGGGTTCGCTCAAGTGAATACGAATGAGTCCATTCGATAGTTTACAACCGATTTCGCATCGCCTAACATCCCGCCGTGCCGTCCGTTTTCACCCACCCCGCAGTGCCACTTGCCGCAGCCCTGGCCCTCGGGAGCGAAGTCCTGCCCTGGCGTCTCGTGGCGGTAGGCGCGGCGCTCTCCCTCCTGCCGGACCTTGACGTGCTGGCCTTCCGGCTGGGCGTGCCCTACGGGGCGGACTTCGGGCATCGCGGGGCGAGCCATTCCCTGGCCTTGGCGGCCGCGTTGTCGACGGTCTTCGCGCTGTTCCACCGCCGTATGGGCGTCCCGTTCGCCAGGGCGTGGTTGTTCCTTGTCGCGTGCGCGGCGTCCCACGCCGTGATGGACGCCTTCACGGACGGAGGTCGGGGCGTTGCGCTGTTCTGGCCCTGGAGCGCGGAGCGGTTCTTCGCCGCTTTGCGGCCAATCGAGGCCGCGCCCCTGGCCAGTTCGCGGTTCTTCAGCGGTGCTGGCCTGCGGGTGCTTTTCTCGGAACTGCTTTGGGTCTGGCTGCCGCTCCTGTCTGCCGCTGCGTTATGGCGGGCTCTGTCCTCGCGCCGTCGGGCGTGAGGGGATTGATCGCTCCGGGGCACGCATCCCCTTACAGGTATCCGGAGTCTCTTGCGGGCAGCGCATGATGCGCCGCCGCGCCCCCCTCCCGGACACGAATCAGCGACCGGCCGCCTTGAAGGTTCCCATGACCGATGAGCATCTTTCGTGCTTTTCCAATCAGTTATTGTTAGTCGGTCGATATTCTGTCATGATTTCGGTCTCCGCCCCGATTCGTGGGCGTAAGGCCCCGGTGCTTCCCTCCCGGTCGCCCATTGGCTCTGGTCGGCGTATCCATCCCGGGCTTCCCCTTAAATGTGCGAGGCGGTATGCGACATCTCTTTCTGGTTCTGGTTGCTCTTCTTCTCGTGTCCGGATGCGACAAGCAGGCGCAGCTTGCCGACAGCGGCGACGGCAAGTTCGCCATCGATTTAAAATTCAAGATAAAGAACCGCTGCCAGGG
It includes:
- a CDS encoding metal-dependent hydrolase, with the translated sequence MPSVFTHPAVPLAAALALGSEVLPWRLVAVGAALSLLPDLDVLAFRLGVPYGADFGHRGASHSLALAAALSTVFALFHRRMGVPFARAWLFLVACAASHAVMDAFTDGGRGVALFWPWSAERFFAALRPIEAAPLASSRFFSGAGLRVLFSELLWVWLPLLSAAALWRALSSRRRA